In Edaphobacter paludis, a single window of DNA contains:
- the glmS gene encoding glutamine--fructose-6-phosphate transaminase (isomerizing): protein MCGIVGYIGPQPVVPVIIEGLRRLEYRGYDSAGIAVAGNSSGLELRRAPGKLRNLEAVIADSPIHGTFGIGHTRWATHGRPTEENAHPHRDCTKTLVVVHNGIVENYLALKKQLTAAGHTFVTETDTEIIAHLIEEEIKQAPGIVLEEAVRRTVHRLTGAFAIGVLSANEPNKLVAARMGPPAVIGIGDGEFFLASDVPGILHHTRNIHFLQDGELAVLTTSGVTLTDFEAKPLPLKVQRITWDPIMAEKAGYKHFMLKEINEQPRAIRDTTLGRVSFDTGKVFLNEMQITDEDFRTASQITIAACGTSWHSGLAGKFMIERLARLPVDVDYASEYRYRDPIADPHAIGLLITQSGETADTIAAQRELISKGSKTLAICNVVGAAVTREAQGTITTNAGPEIGVASTKAFTAQLTALFILALHLAQVRGTITDAESLHLVDELSKIPSKVEDILRSVDDQCFQLAKVFHTANDFLFLGRGIHYPIALEGALKLKEISYIHAEGYPAGEMKHGPNALIDETLPVVCIATKDPDDPSSVLKYEKTLSNIQEVTARSGRVIAIAIEGDEEIKHLVEHTIHIPQAPELLLPILEVVPLQLLAYHIAVRRGCDVDQPRNLAKSVTVE from the coding sequence ATGTGTGGAATTGTTGGTTACATCGGTCCCCAGCCCGTCGTCCCCGTCATCATTGAAGGCCTTCGCCGTCTCGAATACCGCGGATATGACTCCGCCGGCATCGCCGTAGCGGGCAATTCCAGCGGCCTCGAACTTCGCCGCGCGCCCGGCAAGCTCCGCAATCTCGAAGCCGTCATCGCCGATTCGCCTATCCACGGCACCTTCGGCATCGGCCACACCCGCTGGGCCACGCACGGCCGCCCGACGGAAGAAAACGCGCACCCCCACCGCGACTGCACCAAAACCCTCGTCGTCGTCCACAACGGCATCGTTGAGAACTATCTTGCCCTCAAAAAGCAGCTCACCGCCGCCGGACACACCTTCGTCACCGAGACTGACACCGAGATCATCGCCCACTTGATCGAAGAAGAGATCAAGCAGGCCCCCGGCATCGTCCTCGAAGAGGCCGTCCGCCGCACCGTTCATCGCCTAACCGGAGCCTTCGCCATCGGCGTCCTCTCCGCGAACGAGCCCAACAAGCTCGTCGCCGCCCGCATGGGCCCGCCCGCCGTCATCGGCATCGGCGACGGCGAATTCTTCCTCGCCTCCGACGTCCCCGGCATCCTCCACCACACTCGCAACATCCACTTCCTGCAGGATGGAGAACTAGCCGTCCTCACCACCTCCGGCGTGACCCTCACTGACTTCGAAGCCAAGCCCCTTCCCCTCAAGGTCCAGCGCATCACCTGGGACCCTATCATGGCCGAGAAGGCTGGCTACAAACACTTCATGCTCAAGGAGATCAACGAGCAGCCCCGCGCCATCCGCGACACCACCCTCGGCCGCGTCTCCTTCGATACCGGCAAAGTCTTTCTCAACGAGATGCAGATCACCGACGAGGATTTCCGCACCGCCAGCCAGATCACCATCGCCGCCTGCGGCACCAGCTGGCACTCCGGACTCGCCGGAAAGTTCATGATCGAGCGCCTGGCTAGACTCCCGGTAGATGTCGACTACGCCAGCGAGTACCGCTACCGCGACCCCATCGCCGACCCCCACGCCATCGGCCTGCTCATCACCCAGTCCGGCGAAACCGCCGACACGATCGCCGCACAGCGCGAGCTCATCTCTAAGGGCAGCAAAACCCTCGCCATCTGCAACGTCGTCGGAGCAGCCGTCACCCGCGAAGCCCAGGGGACGATTACGACGAACGCGGGTCCAGAGATCGGCGTCGCCTCCACCAAGGCCTTCACCGCCCAGCTCACCGCCCTCTTCATCCTCGCGCTGCACCTCGCGCAGGTCCGCGGAACCATCACCGACGCCGAGTCCCTCCACCTCGTCGACGAGCTATCTAAAATCCCCTCCAAGGTCGAAGACATCCTCCGCTCGGTAGACGATCAGTGCTTCCAGCTCGCCAAGGTCTTCCACACTGCCAACGATTTCCTCTTCCTCGGCCGCGGCATCCACTATCCCATCGCCCTCGAAGGCGCGCTCAAGCTCAAGGAGATCTCCTACATCCACGCCGAAGGCTACCCCGCCGGCGAGATGAAGCACGGCCCCAACGCCCTGATCGACGAGACCCTCCCCGTAGTCTGCATCGCCACTAAGGACCCCGATGACCCATCGAGCGTCCTGAAGTACGAAAAAACCCTGAGCAACATTCAGGAAGTCACAGCCCGCAGCGGCCGCGTCATAGCGATCGCGATCGAAGGCGACGAAGAGATCAAGCACCTGGTAGAACACACCATCCACATCCCCCAGGCACCCGAACTCCTCCTACCCATCCTCGAAGTAGTCCCGCTACAACTCCTCGCCTACCACATCGCAGTAAGACGAGGCTGCGACGTAGACCAACCCAGAAACCTGGCGAAGTCAGTAACGGTTGAGTAG
- a CDS encoding transposase, translated as MERISAADAGCPRIRKIPGIGPVVATAIVAAIGNGAAFRKGREFAAWLGIVPRQYSTGGNAKLLGISKRGNVYLRKILIPGARAAVLRMKRDRAPIGARLDRLDARAHKNIVIVAMANKLARIAWAVLSSGNEYRRAAVPA; from the coding sequence TTGGAACGGATCTCCGCTGCGGATGCCGGCTGCCCGCGTATCCGGAAGATCCCAGGCATCGGACCGGTTGTCGCTACTGCGATCGTTGCGGCGATCGGCAACGGCGCCGCTTTCCGTAAGGGCCGGGAATTTGCTGCATGGCTCGGCATCGTGCCACGGCAGTACTCAACCGGAGGCAACGCCAAGCTGCTGGGTATCAGCAAGCGCGGTAACGTGTACCTCCGCAAGATACTCATTCCTGGCGCCCGAGCAGCCGTGTTGCGGATGAAGCGCGATAGAGCACCCATCGGTGCGCGGCTCGATCGGCTGGATGCCAGGGCTCACAAAAACATCGTCATCGTGGCCATGGCGAACAAGCTTGCTCGGATCGCCTGGGCGGTGCTGTCGAGCGGCAACGAATACAGGCGAGCAGCTGTGCCAGCATAA